In Chitinophagaceae bacterium C216, the genomic stretch CGAATGGGGTTCGGCCTCTTATCACTTAGGTGATATTGGTAATATTCAACTAGACGCCAATGGACATGGTACCAAATCAGTAACTACCGATAAATGGAGCGTATCCGGCGGTGACAATGACATCATTGGCAAGGCCATTATCGTGCACGGTGGCACAGACGACTATACTACACAACCAACTGGTAATTCTGGACCTCGCGTAGGTTGTGGCGTTATCACAAAAATTTAATCCATACAAGGTTCTATGATTGTATCTCGAATAGAGTTATCCTTCCCGGGGTAACTCTATTCATTTTTGCACCACCCCTGTACGCATAAACACAGGAAAGTGAACTGTAAGAGCAGGTGCATCGCCCCAATAGCGGTGCAGTTCAGGCTTAATAATATCTACAGGATTTTCCTGTTTATCATGCATATAATGCTTTACAGCAGACCAGGTATTGAAATAACCGATGAGTTGTGCAAAGGTCCAATTATAAGATATTGTCAGCTCAGGAGAAGATATCTCCTCAAACGGGAAAGGTATTGTCTTGTAAGCCTCATCAATATATTTTCTTTCCGAGTCCCAATATGGCCCCACAATCTCCTTATAAAATACTTGAATAACCTCATCTATAGGATGATGAAATCGTAACACGCCATACCCAATCGCACACAACACCGCATCTGGCTTAGATACACGAACCACTTCCTTGTAAAAGCGTTCAAAATCGAACCAGTGAATGGCTTGCGCTACTGTAATCAGATTAAATATATCATCAGGAAAGTTGGTCTCTTCCGCAGGTTGAACAGAATAGAGAATATTAGGTACTTTAAGTGCTTTATCAATTTGTGCTTGACTAATATCAGTAGCCATTACTTGATGAAAACTTTTGGAGAGTTCAAAAGCTACCTGACCATTGCCGGTGCCTACATCCCAGGCATTATTATGACATCGCACGATTGAATAAAGAAAATCGAACAATTTTTGAGGATAAGA encodes the following:
- the COQ5_3 gene encoding 2-methoxy-6-polyprenyl-1,4-benzoquinol methylase, mitochondrial, translated to MKDNFSSVADLYAQYRPSYPQKLFDFLYSIVRCHNNAWDVGTGNGQVAFELSKSFHQVMATDISQAQIDKALKVPNILYSVQPAEETNFPDDIFNLITVAQAIHWFDFERFYKEVVRVSKPDAVLCAIGYGVLRFHHPIDEVIQVFYKEIVGPYWDSERKYIDEAYKTIPFPFEEISSPELTISYNWTFAQLIGYFNTWSAVKHYMHDKQENPVDIIKPELHRYWGDAPALTVHFPVFMRTGVVQK